A window from Tenacibaculum singaporense encodes these proteins:
- a CDS encoding CoA transferase subunit A: MINKKVNNVQEALQGVQDGMTFMLGGFGLCGIPENAIAELVKIGVKDVTCISNNAGVDDFGLGLLLQNRQIKKMISSYVGENDEFERQMLSGELEVELTPQGTLAEKCRAAQAGFPAFYTPAGYGTEVAEGKETREFDGKMYVLEPAFKADFAFVKAWKGDAAGNLIFKGTSRNFNPNMCGAATITVAEVEELVPVGELDPNQIHIPGIFVQRIFQGEKYEKRIEQRTVRQRS; this comes from the coding sequence ATGATAAATAAAAAAGTAAATAACGTACAAGAAGCATTGCAAGGTGTGCAAGATGGAATGACCTTTATGTTAGGAGGGTTCGGTTTATGCGGAATACCTGAAAATGCTATTGCTGAGTTAGTAAAAATAGGAGTAAAAGATGTTACTTGTATTTCTAATAACGCAGGAGTTGATGATTTTGGCTTAGGGTTGTTATTGCAAAATCGTCAAATAAAGAAAATGATTTCTTCTTACGTAGGAGAAAATGATGAATTTGAGCGTCAAATGTTGTCTGGAGAATTAGAAGTAGAATTAACACCTCAAGGAACTTTAGCCGAAAAATGTAGAGCAGCACAAGCAGGATTTCCAGCATTTTACACTCCAGCAGGTTACGGAACGGAAGTAGCAGAAGGAAAAGAAACTCGTGAGTTTGACGGAAAAATGTATGTATTAGAACCAGCATTTAAAGCAGACTTTGCTTTTGTAAAGGCATGGAAAGGTGATGCTGCTGGAAACTTAATTTTCAAAGGAACTTCAAGAAACTTTAACCCAAATATGTGTGGAGCAGCTACTATTACGGTTGCTGAGGTTGAGGAGTTAGTCCCAGTAGGAGAATTAGACCCAAATCAAATTCATATTCCAGGAATTTTTGTACAACGCATTTTCCAAGGAGAAAAGTATGAGAAGAGAATTGAGCAACGAACTGTAAGACAAAGAAGCTAG